The Setaria italica strain Yugu1 chromosome IX, Setaria_italica_v2.0, whole genome shotgun sequence genome has a window encoding:
- the LOC101774874 gene encoding protein LURP-one-related 15: MDTPAPATAAAEAPAPAPPPPVTAVVNARFCAPEATAFALTKTISYTGRDFTVTDAAGAAVMQVEAAVFALLKRSLLLDAARRPVLTMQDSGYLMGTRWAVFRGDSTSRRNLLFRVVKSSAIQIRTKIYVFLASNAGEEAPDFVIRGSYYDGACTVSPGNSDAAIAQITRRNSAQLLGFGRNKYTARINPGIDQAFILALTVILDEMH, translated from the exons ATGGATACACCGGCACCGGccacggcagcggcggaggctcCGGCcccggcaccgccaccgccagtaaCGGCGGTGGTGAACGCGCGGTTCTGCGCGCCGGAGGCCACGGCGTTCGCATTGACCAAGACGATCAGCTACACGGGGCGCGACTTCACCGTcacggacgccgccggcgcggcggtgatGCAGGTGGAGGCCGCGGTGTTCGCGCTGCTGAAGAGgtccctcctcctcgacgccgcgcgccgccccgtgCTCACCATGCAGGACTCGGGGTACCTCATGGGCACCAGGTGGGCCGTCTTCAGGGGGGACAGCACCAGCCGGAGGAACCTGCTCTTCAGGGTGGTGAAGTCGTCGGCGATCCAGATCAGGACCAAGATCTACGTCTTCCTGGCCAGCAacgccggcgaggaggcgccGGACTTCGTCATCCGAGGCAGCTACTACGACGGCGCCTGCACCGTCTCTCCGGGCAACTCGGACGCTGCCATTGCTCAG ATCACCCGCAGAAACAGTGCGCAACTGCTCGGTTTCGGGAGGAACAAATATACTGCGAGGATCAACCCAGGCATAGACCAAGCGTTCATCCTTGCACTGACCGTGATTCTGGACGAGATGCACTAG
- the LOC101775277 gene encoding uncharacterized protein LOC101775277 — MAGGGEKTPANSAQPWKARSAHGSVYGRSSERQKQGACTFSPSVSSSKDSPQHLVTPVQPLKSADSRSSPCGSGSVGSDSGAAPFDICMSANKCPVIKLNPPLFEVNRGKRRDRELSKDVAPFQHLRPGMVLLKRFIKPNDQVKIVKVCQQLGVGSGGFYRPGYRDGAKLRLWMMCLGKNWDPDSCSYSDTRPFDGAQPPTIPEEFRKYVQDAIQASHELLKQRIGAANAVKELPLMSPDICLVNFYNSSGRLGLHQDKDESKSSLDKGLPVVSFSLGETTEFLYGDGRDEEKVSKVDLESGDVLIFGGKSRHIFHGVSNTKPKTAPKWLTDETSLRPGRLNLTFRQY; from the exons atggccggcggcggcgagaagaCACCGGCGAATTCCGCCCAGCCGTGGAAGGCACGTTCCGCTCATGGATCG GTCTACGGAAGGTCTTCAGAGCGTCAAAAGCAGGGAGCATGTACATTCTCACCTTCAGTTAGCAGCAGCAAAGATTCACCGCAACATTTGGTTACACCAGTTCAACCACTGAAATCTGCTGACTCCAGAAGCAGTCCGTGTGGTTCAGGATCTGTGGGATCTGATTCAGGAGCTGCCCCATTTGACATATGCATGAGTGCTAACAAATGCCCCGTCATCAAGTTAAATCCTCCTTTATTCGAGGTCAACAGAGGCAAAAGGCGAGACAGGGAACTTTCCAAGGATGTAGCTCCATTCCAACACTTGAGACCTGGGATGGTTCTGTTGAAAAGATTCATAAAGCCTAATGATCAG GTTAAAATTGTCAAAGTTTGCCAGCAGCTTGGTGTTGGTTCAGGAGGATTTTATAGACCTGGCTACCGAGATGGGGCTAAGTTAAGACTCTGGATGATGTGCTTAGGGAAGAACTGGGATCCGGATTCATGCTCATACAGCGATACACGTCCATTCGATGGCGCTCAACCACCAACCATACCAGAAGAATTCAGGAAGTATGTTCAAGATGCCATTCAAGCTTCCCATGAACTCTTGAAACAACGCATAGGAGCTGCCAATGCCGTGAAAGAACTTCCTCTGATGTCACCAGATATCTGCCTTGTTAACTTCTATAACAGTAGTGGGAGGTTAGGTCTTCATCAG GACAAAGATGAATCAAAGAGCAGCCTTGACAAGGGATTGCCTgtcgtttctttttctttagggGAAACCACAGAATTCTTGTATGGTGATGGTAGGGATGAAGAGAAGGTTTCAAAGGTTGATCTTGAATCTGGTGACGTCCTAATATTTGGTGGTAAGTCAAGGCACATATTCCACGGAGTTTCCAACACGAAACCAAAGACGGCGCCAAAGTGGCTGACGGATGAGACGAGTCTTCGACCTGGGCGTCTGAATCTCACATTCAGGCAGTACTAG
- the LOC101776328 gene encoding protein LURP-one-related 15: MAVEMEDAAVPALAVVDARFCAADAASLAVAKALSMSGSDFAVTDAATGALVLRVDGVLFSLRRRCVLVDADRRPVLTVQESALMLNTRWKVFRGDSTSRRDLLFTVVKPSVIQLRGPTKVSVFLASNDAEQACDFRITGSYHDGACAVSLGDSDTVIAKIDRRFSVVSALLGKNTYSVTVNPGIDYAFIVALVVILDEMHFQR, encoded by the exons atGGCGGTGGAAATGGAGgacgcggcggtgccggcgctggcggtggtggacgcGCGGTTCTGCGCGGCGGACGCGGCGTCGCTGGCCGTGGCCAAGGCGCTGAGCATGTCCGGGAGCGACTTCGCCGTCACGGACGCGGCCACGGGCGCGCTAGTGCTGCGCGTCGACGGCGTGCTCttcagcctccgccgccgctgcgtccTCGTCGACGCCGACCGCCGCCCCGTCCTCACCGTCCAAGAATCG GCGCTGATGCTGAACACGCGGTGGAAGGTGTTCCGGGGCGACAGCACCAGCCGGCGGGACCTGCTGTTCACCGTGGTGAAGCCGTCCGTGATCCAGCTGCGGGGGCCCACCAAGGTCAGCGTCTTCCTCGCCAGCAACGACGCCGAGCAGGCCTGCGACTTCAGGATCACCGGCAGCTACCACGACGGCGCCTGCGCCGTCTCCCTCGGCGACTCCGACACCGTCATCGCCAAG ATCGACCGGCGGTTCAGCGTGGTGAGCGCGCTGCTGGGGAAGAACACGTACAGCGTCACCGTCAACCCGGGCATCGACTACGCGTTCATCGTCGCGCTCGTCGTCATCCTCGACGAGATGCATTTCCAGAGATGA
- the LOC111255904 gene encoding uncharacterized protein LOC111255904 codes for MDSKQLALRRPITSRRSGSVGGEVAAAMERSSLATASFRVYYTLRPGAVPFLWESTPGTPKSAAATAAVAPGGTPKSAAATASVAPADEMAAGIDAAELPPISPPPSYHSSQLKKGRCRARSPCPPAGRVLRALLAALGVRRRTRRGPASQL; via the coding sequence ATGGATTCCAAGCAGCTCGCTCTCCGGCGGCCGATCACCTCCAGGAGAAGCGGcagcgtcggcggcgaggtggccgcggcGATGGAGCGGTCGAGCCTGGCGACCGCGTCGTTCCGGGTGTACTACACCCTGCGCCCCGGCGCCGTGCCGTTCCTGTGGGAGTCCACGCCCGGCACGCCcaagagcgccgccgccacggctgCCGTCGCGCCCGGCGGCACGCCCAAGAGCGCCGCGGCCACGGCTTCCGTCGCGCCCGCCGACGAGATGGCCGCAGGCATCGATGCTGCTGAGCTCCCGCCGatatcgccgccgccgtcgtaccACTCGTCCCAGCTGAAGAAGGGGAGGTGCCGCGCGAGGTCGCCGTGCCCGCCGGCGGGCCGCGTCCTGAGGGCCCTGCTCGCCGCGCTCGGCGTCAGGAGGAGGACGCGTCGGGGTCCAGCCTCGCAGCTTTGA